A region of the Arctopsyche grandis isolate Sample6627 chromosome 10, ASM5162203v2, whole genome shotgun sequence genome:
tcgaattctttcaatttttttcaggaagcatgaataaaaccaatactatatttatatttatttaaatattgcatatcattgaaaaatgaaaagaaagaaACGATTTAAGTAAGAGTCTAAAAAAACGTAccacataaaataaattctttgtgacattgaaaaatgtttagatATCTTTTAAAGCgatttaaattgttaaaaattgttATATAGATACACATAAATGAAGATTAAAGAATTCTAAAACAAATACGCGTAATCAATACTaagattaaatcaaaatttagcaCGAAAAGTTTCAGTTCTTCGAAATTAGTCatcgaattttttaaaataacaatcctctataattcgctttattattgattctatcatatttacataacatTATTGTCGATACAGTTTATCTAGATTTCCGTTGATTGAGCAAAAATAAACGTACAAATATGATTAAGCGAACATAACAAGCAATTGTAATTATCATCATTATGCAATACATTCCCATTTGATAAGCCCAAAGATTAAACAGTTCTTTGTTACGGTCATGAAAACCGTTGAACAGGTCAGTGAGAGCATTACGTAATGTTGTTTGTTGTCTGTTGAACGAACACGTTCCCCAGGTTGTTATTACTACAAAAagtataaaagaaaatacaatttaatactCACTCATCGCGAACTTCATCATTGTCGAACGACATGGTTGGAAGTCTGTAGCAGTCTATTTTGTACGAATGCGCAAAAAAACGAAGATAAAATTATCTAAAGTAATAGACACACTAGCCAATGATACGCTGAACAAATAAGTATACAGTTCAGATATGAAATTCGCAACGGTAAAGTTTTGTGTTACGGGAAAATATTGTTATTGTATAGGTTGACTTCGTCGATATGTCGTGTGAGAAGGATGGGCGTGCTGTTTGTCGCGTGACAGACGAAAACGTCGTCGGGAAAATCGATTTTCCGACTTGGGGTAGTACGAGCGCGTGCACCCTGGTCGGGAAATTCGTCGAGACTGGACCGCGGGGGGTGATTTTTCCCGGAAAAGTGTCGGCAGCCCTTACGGCTCGGCGCAAGCGTGAGAGGTCGCTTCGTACCGCCACTCGAATAACGAGTTTGCCTCGTTAAAACCGagactataaatataaaacggcAATTGTATTTTTGACGCCAGTTTTAAACTAGCTCAAATTGACACCGAAACTGCGAACTTCCGTAATGAATTTACTCCCAGTGTAAATATCATCAACACTCAACTCCTTATCGAAATAATAACTTTGTAGTTATGACGTACAAATATCCAATTATGTTATGAACATTTGAGAAAAAGGCTTAATCGTTCTCAGTtgtctttttatataatattaggtCACAACACGTGATAGGTTATCTCGtcataattttgtaaatttatgtatatatgttcatcGGTTCAAAGCGTGTacaaattttttatgtttaaagttaagatgtttgtataatatacatataattgatcTAGAGATATGCAGTTTGTATTTAATCAACTTTAATTGAACTAAACCACTTCAAAATacgcatatataaattattaagtcAATAACCTTTTATTTGAAGGTTAATAAGTCTgtatttatatatcatattggtgatattaatataatagatttttaattttataacactgttcgacacgaaaaatggtttagagacgagatatgacttttcttatagatttatgaccagtaaacacgaatctggtaataaaaaaaatgttgattggttcgagattcggagatatacatacatgtgttttttaaatcgcgcgattttttttttatatattagtgttgttaggtcgatgtctcaaaatatgtcaattttctgttcaaaatgaatattgaaatctatagtcaggtatttaATCTTCcatttttagtaattttaagctttcaaatatctctaagtagtcgttcagtttaaatcaaaagtcaaaagtacgcattttcacttgggattttttcccactgttaatactattttatattgagttttttctatcgaaacatgtttattgggatagtgttatgaccacattattttttgatttcgtttaaaatggttaattggaagtgtgctgaattttaaaacgttaaaatttccaactaaaaacttttactattatttacacgaatctgaattaatagggataatatattaaattatctttatacgagaattaattaaaattccacttaaagTCTTACCTCGATAAAGTAAACGACTACAGATTCCAATAcccattttgaacaggaaattgacatattttgagacgaAGACCTAACAGCaataagatatagaaaaatcgcgcgatttaaaaaacacatatatctccaaatctcgagccaatcaacattttttattaccagattcgtgtttactgggcatatatctataagaaaagtcatatctcgtctctgaaccaaaaaaaagtcgtcatttatcgaacagtgtaatcaaacTGTACCTTAATTTTCCGCCAGAGATTTATTCTGTATATTACTTGGTCTGCAGccaactttttcattttttattatggaaaaaaatgctgaaaagCGTTAGAAACTTGTTGATATCATATGTATGAAGTTCATTGTATGGAAAACGACATCGTTTTTAATCTTTGAAGATTTAATAGACGCTTCTAAGAAAAACTTCGATTAGTTAGTTGTTGTgttattgcatacatacatatgtatgtagttatataaataactgccgttatatttgaaagtgttaTAAGTCGACTTTTCTTCACTTcgtgaaatatttcgcaaaacattaaatataatgttttgtatttaataatatttaaaaatactggaggcctgtaatacgtttattctgcattTTCGAGACtatgaacatatcgaattaaaagaaatgataacaatttgtgaattaattcaaacagaaaaagtgtttttgtaattgaaaataagactttaaaatttaacggctgacatataaatatgtaaacttGTATACTTGTATCAggtaattcaatacaaacactTCGTCAGGTACTTTTGAATTTAAGCAGCATAAAACAGCATAGCTTTCaacatgtatgtaagtgttgGATGAGGCCTTTACGTATAATGTTTCTTCATTTTAGGTATTCAattccaaaataaaaatttcacgtattatattgtatgttaaAAGGATCATATTTCGTAGCAATATACGCAAGTGTAATATTAATTACTTCTTAACAGCCGTATCAATGCCAAGTGTGAATATGATCATTGTTTCAAACACGACAATAAAGTGGTGCTAATGCGTCAAAAACCTCGTTTTCGTTTCTAGATGTTTCGCATTTAAGACAAATATTATAACAATGAACGTCTagagagaaaaagaaaaatagaacgACAAACCTATTCGACCAAGAACTTCGATTGCCTAAAAATCAATCGTTTTGCTATAAAAACTGACCACTCTTTTCATTTGGCATCAGTCGCATTCGAGAATAGTTGAGTTcagtaacaataaaaaacacaagccagtcaattataaaaatatttaaaatggctAAAAGTACAACGATTCAAATTTTGGCACTTTGTTTCACCCTCGTGTCTTTTGTGATATCGAGATCGGTGGAAGCCAATGAAGAGCTACCAGCCAACTACAATTTCCACTATCAGAAATCTGGAGAGATGTTGAAGGCAGCATCTTCAAACGGGCCGTATTCCAGGTACGAAGTTGTGGAAAGTGCTTACAATCCTGATGATTACGCCGAAGCCGAATCAGCCAACTTTGGAACATACGACGTGGGAAGTTCAGGACAATTCGTAGGCAACGGATTCCAACAAGGAATAGGTGGCTTCCAGCAAGGACTTCAAGGAGGACTGCAATCAGGACATGGATTCGGAGGTGGATTGAATCAATTCGGAAGAATCGGAGCTGGAAATGGATTCGGAGGATATTCAGGAGGTGTTGGTTATTCAGGAGGTGCTGGTTATTCAGGAGGTGCTGGTTATTCAGGAGGTGCTGGATCTAGTTTAGGAGGAGGTGGTTACATTGGACAACAGGGAGGACTTTACTCTGGAGGCCACGGTGGAGGATTAGTCCAGGGTCCTTATTTAACTGGTGGATCTCTCGGTCATCAGGGTGGTGTTCAAGTCTCTGGTGGATATGTTGATAAGAATCAATTCGAATCGGCTAAGAAGAACGTCGGAGATGAAAACTTGGAAAAGGTCAGCGCAAATGCTGGAAGTACCGCAAATCAGGGCAGTCAAGGATTCAACCAAGGAGCAGCTGCTCAGAGCAGTGCCAAAGGAGATTCAGGATATTACAAAGACGAAACTGCAAATAAAAATCTAGCAGATGATGGAAAACAATATCAAGGAGCTACCAATTTTGATAAAGCAGGTAGGATTAATTATCTTCAACTTATTGTATTGGTGTTTGTTTAGTTGTCCGCTATTTAGAGTTGACCTTAAACTCTTATATCGTGTACTTTCAAATTTGCGCCATATTCTAAGTATTCTTGAACCAATTTATTAAGTGTGAATAATCAATTTGGCGCTGTTTCATTTTGactcaatttttttgtaatatttaggTAAAAATGGAGAAACTGAAAACAACCAAAAGAGTTACAAGAAAGGTCATGTAACGAAAGGTTTCAAATCATCCCACAAAAAAGACGAAGAAGAAAAGACAGAGACCTTCTATGACGAAGCGCACGATGAAGCTGATCGCAAGAAGTTTGGTGAAAATCAAGGATCATTCGGCGAAAACTCACAGGCGTCATTCAAGGGAGCTCAAGAGAAGGAAATTTTGGATTCAAAGGCCCAAGGAAAGGAAGGACACTTCAACAGTAACAATAAAATCGACGACACTAGTGCCAAGAAGGTAAAATTCATACTTGATATTGTGATGTATTGAATATTGGTATTAAAATGTGTTTCTTTCCTATCAGGACGAATTTGGACAAAAAGTTTACAAGGATAATGCTGAACAATTACACAAAGTGAATGGGTTGGGAGCTCAAACAATATTAGGTCAGCAAGAATCGTCTGGAGAGTTCCATAGCAAAAAGCCTTACGGTATTCTGCCGATACATGCTAATAAATGAAGCAATTATAACATCTGAAATTTGTGAACCAATGAAACGGAACGATATACATATAGCTAtgtttagtattattattatatttaagacTTTTGTACATTTGCAtgacgaaaaataaaataaaaacttttaaaagaaGCTTAgacttttgtttttgtttcataatatgATATAAAGTTTCATTGTTGCAAAGATGGAAAGCTTTTgtttgaaactttgctttgAATCTGGTTTTTTTGTGTCGTATTTaagttattttgttttgtttgcatTGAATGAGATTATAAAAGACATTTTAAAGTAATATgatattgcattttaaattttgattgaatttccATGTTACCATTTCAAAGCAGACACatgaacatttttaaattgaactatagatgtctcatttattttaaagtgaaattgaaataaaacattgcattaaattttaatatttatttattttaaattataaattatttaatatacaatcgGGTGAATTGTAGTTTATGGTTTGAatgtatggttttttttatttaatttatattttattgaagaaaCACACCACTTTTAGAAATTTtacctaaaaataaaatcggtagatgtcactataaaaaCCAGAcatttatcaattaattaatataatacattttcaatactgcaatttcatttgtaatttgtattatatacaaagaaaatgaacatattttttctatgaGAAAGCTTCGAAGAATGTTCGTTCAATTTTAGTACCCAGAATACGACTACCAAAGCAACACATAGTAATTACGAACGAAAAGCTCGAACAATAATTCATCAATTGTGCGATCAGATGAGATTCTTTTTATCTTCTTTTACGTTCTTGATATTGTTTTCGGTATTTTCGTATGTGGCGCCATTTGCGCTCGCGTTAGAACTCGCTCCGTTCTCCTTGTCACAAAGAGCTTTTCCGGCATGACTTTTCTTTGTTGACAAATTGCGGTCGTTTTCACATTTTTCGCTATCTGCGATCTGAGACTTGGGCGACACTGCTTCTTCTACTGCGAACGTCGCTTTATTATCGTTCACGTTTATTTCCATCGTTTCATTATCGTTGTCGCCGCTTTTGCTGACAGTGTCGTTAGCAGCGCACAAGCCTCCATACGTTGACGCCATGGGAACCTGAAAAGcaatatcaaaatattacaCACAATACGCTCGGcacataataaagaaaaaaacatattaCGTTCGAAACTACgacagaaatttgaaattcgccGAGCGCTCTCGCAGGAAATGGAACCTTTTGTACTGCGGAATTGTCGATCATTTCAATGCATATATTCTGAAAGTTTCTTCGTTTCACATCTGCATgcaatcatcatatatataatatcgtgattttgtgtgtctgtgtaagataacgctcgccgtgctataatagtcgtttcgattcgacatatgtacatattatatatagccagcagtttggcttagtggtagcgtatatatttagcaccactgaggtcaaaggtttgagtcctcgccactgctggttagatttgggggttttgtgactccaaatcgatcgtttctctatcagagtttgccaattttatctgatcattgctgaaacggttcctgaaaattggtattagatctaatcctgttgtcacaaaatctgcctgtgtataatttgtaataattatacacagttatctgaaatctatagatatctctataatttcgtatttattatatgtataaaaattgtatacaaaaaaaaatctaaaaatatccataataatccatagatgtctctatgattattatttctgattaattgttatatgctatatattctgattgtatatgtatgtattactgtatttctgattgtttatgtattctgtatttcgttaacaaaATCTGTAAATCTGttgagcaaatctgtaatggcgagtgtatattgatttgtaacaataaaataaaataaaatatgtacgtcacagcttaaCCACTGCCAAatcgtatacgaatataataaaaaaaaaaaaaatatatatatatatatactgtttgttacCAATCTTTAAGTCTCTGagcgtttaccgccatctattgaaaatttatttaattaattaatttttctattggtttattatattgtttacatgtaggtaggtaggtagttttatttatttatagcaaatttctaatgaatatataacaaaagtaGCAACTATAATAcaacataataacaaaaatactataattaacaaaaataactataattagtaaccataacataatattataatgccaaacattgcatttacttataaaattacATCTTCTACAGAGGTATCCaataacacccttcaagaaatcATCAACgttattaccattttttttaattaaatatatttatttgaatttaataacttaatatgccaacactcatgcgatgatatttcatcgggtacaacactagtcatttatatatatatttttaaatctccatacttatccacgcgtccgccacatacatacctacatactaacatacacaCATGACgtccgtttatatatatgtatgtattatacgagtgttatgcccgttgatttcaacgggtggtttcagaacggaattgaaacacgaattaaaataaagttatatattatatatataaatataatgtaagataattaatattaatcgtaatgaAAAATGCGCGCATTACTCGCTCACAAATCCAAcccattcgaaatgatgaatgaatgtgtgtgtatgtgtgcgtgtGACACctgtcgctcggcctgacgtcgcacatgcctgtcgtcGCTCGACCTGACGTCACATGACACTCCACAACCCctcacttccccgcgtctcctcaaccacttgactctgattggctgtgtgtccacggtttggcacatacccacatacaacgcgtctgtattttatatatattattatattatacaataaatttattttaattatattcccAAAAATTTTCATCAATCATTTATTTGATTTGCAAAATACATTTTGACTGTTCCTAAATATAACTCATCAATTTGTGAGTGGTGTCTATTGGTATGAAGGTTTACTTCAGGTTTACGTTTTGCCTGAAGCATAATAATGTGCGGTTCAACTTCAAACGAATCAAAATGAGCATGCGGTTTCATGCAAAATTCGGCCGAACAACttacttcatatttaattatatgcTGTATTATAACggctattttcaaatatttaccgCCATAAAATTTTCGAAAGTACGCTTTGATGTGTTTCGTATTTAAATTtcgaatttaatatatttcaatatgagCGCCGTACACTgttaacatttttaattgagaatttccctttaatattcaaaaagccctatataatgtatttaatattcacTTTCTTGCGATTATTACGCGTTTTGCATTAATCAGcacttttaaattaaacttcTTCGGATATAAGGCTTTCGccgaatatgtaaaatatttgttattaaattttttataatgaattcaaatatttcatCCATTTAAAATCCTTCAAGctgacatataaaatatatggaaatttatatgaaacattaaaatttcaagcaccgtaatgaaaataaatcatttgtatttttagatGATATAACATTCTATATAtgatccgttatatttgaaagtggcataaggccacttttcttcatttcgagaaatatttcgtacactcgtcgctttggatcgATTTGCAGAGTCGAGTATACATATtcgttttttacatatatagatgtttGTGGGTATGCGGCGAGTGCTTCGACAAACATAGagactaataaaaatattttagaattttcaagAGTTATTATATCGATTCCGATTCTGATTCTGGTTCTAGTTTCGAT
Encoded here:
- the LOC143917696 gene encoding uncharacterized protein LOC143917696, whose protein sequence is MAKSTTIQILALCFTLVSFVISRSVEANEELPANYNFHYQKSGEMLKAASSNGPYSRYEVVESAYNPDDYAEAESANFGTYDVGSSGQFVGNGFQQGIGGFQQGLQGGLQSGHGFGGGLNQFGRIGAGNGFGGYSGGVGYSGGAGYSGGAGYSGGAGSSLGGGGYIGQQGGLYSGGHGGGLVQGPYLTGGSLGHQGGVQVSGGYVDKNQFESAKKNVGDENLEKVSANAGSTANQGSQGFNQGAAAQSSAKGDSGYYKDETANKNLADDGKQYQGATNFDKAGKNGETENNQKSYKKGHVTKGFKSSHKKDEEEKTETFYDEAHDEADRKKFGENQGSFGENSQASFKGAQEKEILDSKAQGKEGHFNSNNKIDDTSAKKDEFGQKVYKDNAEQLHKVNGLGAQTILGQQESSGEFHSKKPYGILPIHANK